In one Umezawaea sp. Da 62-37 genomic region, the following are encoded:
- a CDS encoding DNA-formamidopyrimidine glycosylase family protein translates to MPELPEVEALAHHLREHAVGRTVHRVDVASLQVLKTFDPPWTVLVGRPVTGAGRHGKHLDLDCDGIHLIVHLARAGWLRWSDTLAAPPPKPGRGPLALRVHLGPPGEGPGFDLTEAGTKKGLAAWIVRDPAEVPSIARLGPDALSLSRDDLAALFAGRGERLKTALTDQTLLAGIGNAYSDEVMHTARLSPYATAGKLPDDAVDRLHEALTTVLTDAVTRSVGQSAARLKGEKRSGLRVHARTGLPCPVCADTVREVSFADRNFQYCPTCQTGGKPLADRRMSKLLK, encoded by the coding sequence ATGCCGGAATTACCAGAGGTCGAGGCGCTGGCCCACCACCTGCGCGAACACGCCGTCGGCCGGACGGTGCACCGGGTGGACGTCGCGTCCCTCCAGGTCCTGAAGACGTTCGACCCGCCGTGGACGGTGCTGGTCGGCCGCCCCGTCACGGGCGCGGGCAGGCACGGCAAGCACCTGGACCTGGACTGCGACGGGATCCACCTGATCGTCCACCTGGCCCGCGCCGGTTGGCTGCGCTGGTCGGACACCCTGGCGGCGCCCCCGCCGAAACCCGGCCGCGGCCCGCTCGCGCTGCGCGTCCACCTCGGCCCACCCGGCGAGGGCCCCGGTTTCGACCTGACCGAGGCGGGCACGAAGAAGGGCCTCGCCGCCTGGATCGTCCGCGACCCGGCCGAGGTCCCGAGCATCGCCCGTCTGGGCCCGGACGCCCTGAGCCTGTCCCGCGACGACCTCGCCGCGCTGTTCGCGGGCCGCGGTGAACGCCTGAAGACCGCCCTCACCGACCAGACCCTGCTGGCGGGCATCGGCAACGCCTACTCCGACGAGGTCATGCACACCGCCCGGCTTTCCCCGTACGCCACCGCGGGCAAGCTCCCCGACGACGCCGTGGACCGCCTGCACGAGGCGCTCACCACCGTCCTGACCGACGCCGTCACCCGCTCCGTGGGCCAGTCCGCCGCCAGGCTCAAGGGCGAGAAGCGCTCCGGCCTCCGCGTCCACGCCAGAACCGGCCTCCCGTGCCCGGTCTGCGCCGACACCGTCCGCGAGGTCTCCTTCGCCGACCGCAACTTCCAGTACTGCCCGACCTGCCAGACCGGCGGCAAACCCCTGGCCGACCGCCGGATGTCGAAGCTGCTGAAGTAG
- a CDS encoding (Fe-S)-binding protein has translation MQKAVAESPKVALFATCVTDTLYPATARAVVTLLERLGCSVDFPLEQTCCGQMHFNTGYPDHARGLAGSYQRTFAGYDAVIVPSGSCTGMVRDIHPQLGTSPAPTYELSEYLVDVLGVTDVGAYFPHRVTYHPTCHSLRMLGVGDKPLSLLRAVRGLDLVALPDAESCCGFGGTFALKNADTSTAMLSDKMRHVLDTGSEVLTAGDNSCLMHIGGGLSRLRTGVRTVHLAEILASTEEDPWSPETR, from the coding sequence GTGCAGAAGGCCGTCGCTGAGTCGCCCAAAGTCGCGTTGTTCGCCACCTGCGTCACCGACACGCTGTACCCGGCCACCGCGCGAGCCGTCGTCACCCTCCTCGAACGGCTCGGGTGCTCGGTGGACTTCCCGCTGGAGCAGACGTGCTGCGGGCAGATGCACTTCAACACCGGCTACCCCGACCACGCCCGCGGCCTCGCGGGCTCCTACCAGCGGACCTTCGCGGGCTACGACGCCGTGATCGTCCCGTCCGGGTCGTGCACCGGGATGGTCCGCGACATCCACCCGCAACTGGGCACGTCGCCCGCTCCGACCTACGAGCTGTCGGAGTACCTGGTGGACGTGCTCGGCGTGACCGACGTCGGGGCGTACTTCCCGCACCGCGTCACCTACCACCCGACGTGCCACTCGCTGCGGATGCTCGGCGTCGGCGACAAACCGCTGTCGCTGCTCAGGGCCGTGCGCGGCCTCGACCTCGTGGCGCTGCCCGACGCCGAGTCGTGCTGCGGGTTCGGGGGGACGTTCGCGCTGAAGAACGCCGACACGTCGACCGCGATGCTGTCCGACAAGATGCGGCACGTGCTGGACACCGGGTCCGAGGTGCTGACCGCGGGCGACAACTCGTGCCTCATGCACATCGGCGGCGGCCTGTCCCGACTCCGCACCGGCGTGCGCACCGTGCACCTGGCCGAAATCCTGGCGAGCACCGAGGAGGACCCGTGGTCACCCGAAACCCGGTGA
- a CDS encoding LutB/LldF family L-lactate oxidation iron-sulfur protein: protein MVTRNPVTWLGSPKFPDAARTALANTQLRSNLRKATGTIRGRRASAVAEMTDWEELRLAGEALKDEVLTNLDVYLERLEKSVTERGGVVHWARDAAEANEIVLRLVRETGADEVVKVKSMATAEIGLNEALEAGGVTAIETDLAELIVQLGHDRPSHILVPAIHRNRSEIREIFQREMPDVPEGLTDEPRVLAEAARAHLRRKFLSARVAISGANFAVADTGSIVVLESEGNGRMCLTLPETLITVMGIEKLVPTWADLEVFLQLLPRSSTAERMNPYTSVWTGVTPGDGPQAFHLVLLDNGRTSTLADTVGRQALRCIRCSACLNVCPVYERTGGESYGSVYPGPIGAILTPQLVNDPHDQQAASLPFASSLCGACYEVCPVRINIPEVLTHLRATSVSARGRTPESIAMAAAAWVFSSPSRYERAQRLASFARLLGRNGRITRLPGPGAAWTSSRDLPVPPKQSFRAWWKENRG from the coding sequence GTGGTCACCCGAAACCCGGTGACGTGGCTGGGCAGTCCGAAGTTCCCGGACGCCGCCCGCACCGCGCTCGCCAACACCCAGCTGCGCAGCAACCTCCGCAAGGCCACCGGCACGATCCGCGGCCGTCGCGCGTCCGCCGTCGCCGAGATGACCGACTGGGAGGAGCTGCGGCTGGCGGGCGAGGCGCTCAAGGACGAGGTGCTGACCAACCTCGACGTGTACCTGGAACGGCTGGAGAAGTCGGTCACCGAGCGCGGCGGCGTCGTGCACTGGGCCCGTGACGCGGCCGAGGCGAACGAGATCGTGCTGCGGCTGGTCCGCGAGACCGGTGCCGACGAGGTGGTCAAGGTCAAGTCCATGGCCACCGCCGAGATCGGGTTGAACGAGGCGCTGGAGGCCGGTGGCGTCACCGCGATCGAGACCGACCTGGCCGAGCTGATCGTGCAGCTCGGGCACGACCGGCCGTCGCACATCCTCGTGCCCGCGATCCACCGCAACCGCTCGGAGATCCGCGAGATCTTCCAGCGCGAGATGCCGGACGTGCCCGAGGGCCTGACCGACGAACCCCGTGTGCTGGCCGAGGCCGCGCGGGCGCACCTGCGGCGCAAGTTCCTCTCCGCCCGCGTCGCGATCTCCGGGGCGAACTTCGCGGTCGCCGACACCGGGTCCATCGTCGTGCTGGAGTCCGAGGGCAACGGCCGCATGTGCCTGACGCTGCCGGAAACCCTGATCACGGTGATGGGCATCGAGAAGCTCGTGCCGACGTGGGCCGACCTGGAGGTGTTCCTCCAACTGCTCCCCCGGTCGTCCACGGCCGAGCGGATGAACCCGTACACCTCGGTGTGGACCGGTGTGACCCCCGGCGACGGGCCGCAGGCGTTCCACCTGGTGCTGCTCGACAACGGCCGCACGTCCACGCTCGCCGACACCGTCGGCAGGCAGGCGCTGCGCTGCATCAGGTGTTCGGCCTGCCTCAACGTGTGCCCGGTGTACGAGCGCACCGGCGGCGAGTCCTACGGCTCGGTGTACCCCGGTCCGATCGGCGCGATCCTCACGCCGCAGCTGGTGAACGACCCGCACGACCAGCAGGCCGCGTCGCTGCCGTTCGCCTCCTCGCTCTGCGGCGCCTGCTACGAGGTCTGCCCCGTGCGCATCAACATCCCCGAGGTCCTCACCCACCTCCGCGCCACCTCGGTGTCCGCCCGCGGCCGCACCCCCGAGTCCATCGCCATGGCCGCCGCCGCCTGGGTCTTCTCCTCCCCCAGCCGCTACGAGCGCGCCCAGAGGCTGGCCTCGTTCGCCAGGCTCCTCGGCCGCAACGGCCGCATCACCCGCCTGCCGGGGCCCGGTGCCGCGTGGACGTCGTCCCGCGACCTGCCCGTGCCGCCGAAGCAGTCGTTCCGAGCGTGGTGGAAGGAGAACCGTGGCTGA
- a CDS encoding LUD domain-containing protein, with protein MADARTEVLARIRAALGDRPAPVVVPRAYHRTGTGSSDLFAERVADYRATVHQVVPDDLVPLLASLLGTRRIVAPVDLPPSWLVPSVSWLPDSPVLDIEALDGADGVLTGCAVAIADTGTIVLDAGVAQGRRVLTLLPDYHLCVVFASQVAASVPEALARLDPVRPLTFISGPSATSDIELNRVEGVHGPRTLEVVVVRD; from the coding sequence GTGGCTGACGCGCGCACCGAGGTACTGGCCCGCATCCGGGCCGCGCTCGGCGACCGGCCCGCACCGGTCGTCGTCCCGCGCGCCTACCACCGCACCGGCACGGGCTCGTCGGACCTGTTCGCCGAACGCGTCGCCGACTACCGGGCCACCGTGCACCAGGTGGTCCCCGACGACCTGGTCCCGCTCCTGGCCTCGCTGCTCGGGACCCGCCGGATCGTCGCGCCGGTCGACCTCCCGCCGTCGTGGCTGGTGCCCTCGGTGTCCTGGCTGCCTGACTCGCCGGTGCTGGACATCGAGGCGCTGGACGGGGCGGACGGCGTGCTCACCGGCTGCGCCGTGGCCATCGCCGACACCGGCACCATCGTGCTCGACGCCGGCGTCGCCCAGGGCCGCCGCGTGCTGACCCTGCTGCCGGACTACCACCTGTGCGTCGTGTTCGCGTCCCAGGTGGCGGCCAGCGTGCCCGAGGCGCTGGCGCGGCTGGATCCGGTGCGACCGCTGACGTTCATCAGCGGACCGTCGGCGACCAGCGACATCGAGCTGAACCGGGTGGAGGGCGTGCACGGGCCGCGGACGCTGGAAGTGGTCGTCGTGCGGGACTAG
- a CDS encoding DUF2945 domain-containing protein codes for MNKGDKVSWSSHGQRVQGEVVEEITEDTEAAGRTVRASEDDPQYRVRSDKTGKDAVHKPDALREKR; via the coding sequence ATGAACAAGGGAGACAAGGTTTCCTGGTCCAGCCACGGGCAGCGGGTGCAGGGCGAGGTGGTCGAGGAGATCACCGAGGACACCGAGGCCGCGGGCCGCACCGTGCGCGCGTCCGAGGACGACCCCCAGTACCGGGTGCGCAGCGACAAGACCGGCAAGGACGCCGTGCACAAGCCCGACGCGCTGCGGGAGAAGCGATGA
- a CDS encoding DUF3140 domain-containing protein, whose protein sequence is MSEFTDAVNMTASELERWLDTDESKSVGQSDGGEAVGHRSGRRIVSILGKKQADLTDADEQHMRKVVGYVHRHLAQRPSGDVEDSRWRYSLMNWGHDPLKS, encoded by the coding sequence ATGAGCGAGTTCACCGACGCCGTCAACATGACCGCCTCGGAGCTGGAGCGCTGGCTGGACACCGACGAGTCGAAGTCCGTCGGCCAGTCGGACGGCGGCGAGGCGGTCGGCCACCGCTCGGGGCGGCGCATCGTGTCGATCCTGGGGAAGAAGCAGGCCGACCTGACCGACGCGGACGAGCAGCACATGCGCAAGGTCGTCGGCTACGTGCACCGCCACCTCGCCCAACGCCCTTCCGGTGACGTCGAGGACAGCCGGTGGCGGTACTCGCTGATGAACTGGGGCCACGACCCGCTGAAGTCCTGA